Proteins co-encoded in one bacterium genomic window:
- a CDS encoding MarC family protein, translating to MPKLFLHAATVFMGFFAIMNPIANVPIFLSLTASDDRQTSKAIALRSVALAFAIIALFALTGKLIFHLFGITLPAFRITGGLLVTLIGYHMLQGNQSSVHQLNEGDNQKCREAQLSVAVSPLAMPILAGPGTIATAMSFTADGGVAETSITIAAFAVLCVITYLLFVFGERFVSFIGAGALGVITRLMGLILAVIGVQMIIDGLKPLLGMIS from the coding sequence ATGCCGAAACTCTTTCTGCATGCAGCGACCGTGTTCATGGGGTTCTTTGCCATCATGAACCCGATCGCCAATGTGCCGATCTTTCTGAGCCTCACGGCCAGCGACGACCGCCAGACATCGAAGGCGATTGCATTGCGATCCGTTGCCTTGGCGTTCGCGATCATTGCACTCTTTGCCCTCACCGGGAAGCTCATCTTCCATCTCTTCGGGATCACGTTGCCGGCCTTTCGGATCACGGGCGGGCTGCTGGTGACGTTGATTGGCTATCACATGCTGCAAGGCAACCAATCGAGCGTCCACCAACTGAACGAGGGCGATAATCAGAAGTGCCGCGAGGCCCAACTCAGCGTCGCGGTTTCACCGCTGGCGATGCCGATCCTCGCCGGGCCGGGCACGATCGCAACGGCGATGAGCTTCACGGCCGACGGCGGCGTGGCGGAGACGAGCATCACCATCGCCGCGTTCGCCGTGCTGTGCGTGATTACCTATCTGCTGTTCGTGTTCGGCGAACGCTTCGTGAGCTTCATCGGCGCCGGCGCGCTCGGAGTCATCACACGACTGATGGGCCTGATCCTCGCCGTCATCGGCGTTCAAATGATCATCGATGGGTTGAAGCCACTGCTCGGGATGATTAGTTGA
- the rdgB gene encoding RdgB/HAM1 family non-canonical purine NTP pyrophosphatase — MANDLLIATGNAHKVEEIQQILAGLDVTWHTTKEWPDGPDPVEDGSTYAANAAIKARAWAEHTGMWTLADDSGLEVDELAGDPGMHSARYAPTNDERIAKVLMKMSEVEDPEDRTARFVCAAVLVGPDGAEIIRRGFLNGRIATEARGEGGFGYDPIFVPEGEERHLAELSEDEKNEISHRGRAMRSIREEIEKQVIGQAITD, encoded by the coding sequence ATGGCGAACGATCTGCTGATTGCGACGGGGAATGCCCACAAGGTCGAGGAAATCCAGCAAATCCTGGCGGGCCTCGATGTGACGTGGCACACCACGAAGGAGTGGCCCGACGGACCGGATCCGGTCGAGGACGGATCGACCTACGCGGCGAACGCGGCGATCAAGGCGCGCGCCTGGGCCGAACACACAGGGATGTGGACGCTGGCGGACGACTCCGGGCTCGAGGTCGACGAACTGGCCGGCGATCCGGGTATGCATTCCGCGCGCTATGCCCCGACGAATGACGAGCGCATCGCGAAAGTCCTCATGAAGATGTCGGAGGTCGAAGATCCCGAAGATCGCACCGCGCGCTTTGTCTGCGCAGCGGTTCTTGTCGGGCCGGACGGCGCAGAGATCATCCGCCGCGGCTTCCTGAACGGCCGCATCGCCACCGAGGCCCGCGGCGAAGGCGGATTCGGCTACGATCCGATCTTCGTTCCCGAAGGCGAAGAGCGTCACCTCGCCGAACTCTCCGAGGACGAAAAGAACGAGATCAGCCACCGCGGCCGCGCGATGCGCTCGATCCGCGAGGAAATCGAGAAGCAGGTCATCGGCCAGGCGATCACTGACTAA